A single Chlamydia suis DNA region contains:
- a CDS encoding SufD family Fe-S cluster assembly protein yields MWETPSQKLVHPNARLLQLVNALWNQYQRDRVFRNACSWLREMAQGIELWSSCENENAVFIEPRDKKRMGCVFVNGNFVPALSSLPAGILVAPLREARALFQKNSELDLLEEVHSCLRGEEGTVIYIPAGQNVKPSLAMRYHYVCDEANNDKKFGVPYIVFVLGKGASATIEMETEALPKNFHLFGQTQCFLEEDAELVLTIKPFPEGAERVIWANRVVIEQKGACAIVQEMYAMKGWFRNSFALKGESAHGESLVKVIGGGQLGVYNTMHHDAQATSSRQNIRSILDDGCFTFEGGIHISPKGSLSNAYQKHDTLLLNNRASVTTFPRLEILTDDVKASHGATVGSLNATLLTYLRSRGFSLADAKQMLQKSFLTLGIEKDYFPKLKEQGLCECIM; encoded by the coding sequence ATGTGGGAAACCCCTTCGCAAAAGCTTGTTCATCCTAATGCGCGCTTACTACAGCTAGTAAATGCTTTATGGAATCAATATCAGCGGGACCGTGTTTTTCGAAATGCGTGTTCTTGGCTGCGCGAAATGGCGCAAGGAATAGAACTTTGGAGTTCTTGTGAGAACGAAAATGCGGTTTTTATAGAGCCTCGAGATAAGAAACGCATGGGGTGTGTATTTGTAAATGGAAACTTTGTTCCCGCTTTATCGTCGCTACCTGCAGGAATTCTTGTGGCGCCTTTGCGCGAAGCTCGAGCCTTGTTTCAAAAGAACTCAGAGTTAGATCTTTTAGAAGAAGTCCACTCTTGTCTTCGTGGTGAGGAGGGGACTGTTATCTACATCCCTGCGGGACAAAATGTTAAGCCGTCCTTGGCTATGCGTTACCATTATGTATGTGACGAAGCAAATAATGATAAAAAATTCGGTGTGCCCTACATAGTTTTTGTTTTAGGCAAGGGAGCGTCTGCGACTATCGAGATGGAAACAGAAGCTCTTCCTAAAAATTTTCATCTTTTTGGGCAAACTCAGTGTTTCTTAGAGGAGGACGCAGAACTGGTTTTAACGATAAAACCGTTCCCTGAGGGAGCAGAGAGAGTCATTTGGGCGAATCGTGTAGTAATAGAACAAAAAGGAGCATGCGCTATTGTCCAAGAAATGTATGCTATGAAAGGATGGTTCCGCAATAGTTTTGCTCTTAAAGGAGAATCTGCTCATGGGGAATCTTTAGTGAAGGTTATCGGGGGTGGGCAGCTAGGAGTATACAATACTATGCATCACGATGCTCAAGCGACTTCTTCCCGGCAAAACATTCGTTCCATACTAGATGATGGATGCTTTACTTTTGAAGGAGGCATTCATATTAGTCCTAAAGGATCTTTGTCGAATGCTTATCAGAAGCACGATACCTTGTTATTAAACAATCGTGCTTCTGTAACTACTTTCCCTCGATTAGAAATTTTAACGGATGACGTTAAGGCTTCCCATGGAGCAACCGTGGGTTCTTTGAATGCAACTCTTCTTACATATCTTCGCTCAAGAGGATTTAGTTTAGCGGATGCCAAGCAAATGTTACAAAAAAGCTTTTTGACGCTTGGCATAGAAAAAGATTATTTCCCGAAACTAAAGGAACAAGGTCTTTGTGAATGTATAATGTAA
- a CDS encoding SufS family cysteine desulfurase has product MYNVKKDFPIFKKQKDPYVYLDSAATTHKPQCVIDAVTDYYSSAYATVNRAIYSTSHDVSVAHWEVRSKVSAWIGAQYDQEIVFTKGTTSSLNLLAIAANDSWLAGGTVVISEAEHHANLLSWEIACRRSGATVKTVRVDDEGMVDLNHLEQLLKQGVQLVSLAHVNNVSGAVLPLQETALLVHRYGALFAVDGAQGVGKGPLHLSEWDVDFYAFSGHKLYAPTGIGVLYGKKELLESLPPVEGGGDMVVVYHSEASMYQQPPLRFEAGTPHIAGALGLGAAIDYLQGLPFSIEDHLTGLTDFLYEQLLTLPNIQIVGPRKGALRGSLCSIKVPNMQASDLGFLLDGRGIAVRSGHQCSQPAMARWDLGHVLRASLGIYSDRQDILLFVEALEEIIRSCC; this is encoded by the coding sequence ATGTATAATGTAAAAAAAGACTTCCCTATTTTTAAGAAGCAAAAAGATCCTTATGTTTATTTAGATTCTGCAGCTACTACTCATAAGCCCCAATGTGTCATTGATGCTGTAACAGATTACTATAGTTCTGCATATGCCACTGTAAATCGTGCGATTTACAGTACATCACATGACGTCTCTGTCGCTCATTGGGAGGTCCGCTCGAAAGTAAGCGCTTGGATTGGTGCGCAATATGATCAGGAAATAGTTTTCACTAAAGGCACGACTTCTTCTCTCAATTTACTAGCGATTGCAGCTAATGATAGTTGGTTGGCCGGGGGTACTGTAGTAATTTCGGAAGCAGAGCATCACGCGAATCTTTTATCTTGGGAAATCGCTTGCCGTCGCTCAGGAGCCACAGTAAAAACAGTGCGAGTGGATGATGAGGGGATGGTAGATCTTAACCATTTGGAACAATTATTAAAGCAAGGGGTCCAGCTTGTCAGCTTAGCACATGTGAATAATGTGTCTGGAGCGGTTTTGCCTTTACAAGAAACGGCGCTTTTAGTTCATCGTTATGGCGCTCTTTTTGCCGTAGACGGGGCACAAGGAGTGGGAAAAGGCCCGTTGCACCTGTCGGAATGGGATGTGGATTTTTATGCATTTTCTGGCCATAAGCTGTATGCTCCTACAGGAATCGGAGTTTTATATGGGAAAAAGGAGCTCTTAGAGTCGCTCCCCCCTGTTGAAGGTGGAGGTGATATGGTAGTTGTCTACCATTCAGAAGCATCTATGTATCAACAGCCTCCGCTGCGTTTCGAAGCGGGAACTCCGCATATTGCAGGGGCTTTAGGATTAGGTGCTGCTATCGATTACCTGCAAGGCCTGCCTTTTTCTATAGAAGATCATTTAACAGGGCTTACGGACTTTTTATATGAACAGTTGCTTACTCTACCAAACATTCAGATAGTAGGGCCTCGAAAAGGAGCTCTGCGGGGCTCTTTATGTAGCATCAAGGTTCCTAACATGCAAGCTTCAGATTTAGGCTTTTTGTTAGATGGGCGAGGTATTGCTGTGCGTTCCGGCCACCAATGTTCTCAACCTGCTATGGCGCGATGGGATCTAGGACATGTTTTACGAGCATCATTAGGTATTTATAGTGACCGGCAAGATATTCTTCTTTTTGTTGAAGCTTTAGAAGAAATTATACGCTCATGTTGTTAG
- a CDS encoding ParB/RepB/Spo0J family partition protein, translating into MSELSKEDTLLEVNIEDIRVSPFQPRRVFFEEDLKELILSIKAVGLIHPPVVREIRNKDKVLYYELIAGERRWRALQLAGYKTIPVVVKPALADDLAAEATLIENIQRVNLNPLEMAEAFKRLIVVFGLTQDKVAQKVGKKRSTVANYLRLFSLSEEIREKIHSGELSLGHAKVILSLEDEKLRQVLCQKIVSGQLAVREAEIEARRLIKAQAAPAKKEPLLQDSSCLVSYQKRLAATCGCPVTVKRQGKRICVSFLVEGEDALKTLEKTLSACSSEVTV; encoded by the coding sequence GTGAGTGAATTATCAAAAGAAGATACGCTTTTAGAAGTGAATATAGAGGATATTCGTGTTAGCCCTTTTCAGCCTAGACGAGTCTTTTTTGAAGAAGATTTAAAAGAGTTAATCCTTTCTATAAAGGCCGTGGGGCTGATTCATCCTCCAGTAGTAAGAGAGATTCGTAATAAAGATAAAGTTTTGTATTACGAGTTGATAGCAGGAGAGCGACGTTGGCGCGCTCTGCAGTTAGCGGGATACAAAACGATCCCTGTTGTTGTAAAGCCCGCTTTAGCTGATGATCTTGCAGCAGAGGCTACTTTAATAGAAAACATTCAAAGAGTGAACTTAAACCCTTTGGAAATGGCAGAGGCTTTTAAGCGTTTGATTGTTGTATTTGGTCTTACTCAAGATAAGGTTGCTCAAAAAGTCGGGAAGAAGCGTTCGACCGTGGCTAATTATCTACGGTTGTTTTCACTTTCTGAAGAGATCCGAGAAAAAATCCATTCAGGCGAACTTTCTTTGGGGCATGCCAAAGTGATTTTGTCGTTAGAAGATGAGAAGCTTCGGCAGGTTCTCTGTCAAAAAATTGTTTCTGGTCAACTAGCTGTTCGTGAGGCAGAAATAGAAGCTAGGCGTTTGATAAAAGCTCAAGCAGCTCCTGCGAAAAAAGAGCCTCTTTTGCAAGACTCCTCCTGCTTAGTTTCTTATCAAAAACGATTGGCCGCAACCTGCGGCTGTCCTGTGACTGTAAAACGCCAAGGGAAACGTATATGCGTATCATTTTTGGTAGAAGGAGAAGACGCATTAAAGACTTTAGAAAAAACTTTAAGTGCATGTTCTTCTGAAGTCACCGTGTAA
- a CDS encoding ATP-binding cassette domain-containing protein, with amino-acid sequence MDNLPLLQASRLTKHYYKRSFWFQKKKIATTPLNNVSFSIPRHKILGLIGESGSGKTTLALGLAGLIPLTSGHISLNDKAIPLHNKQGRQYLSSQIRMVFQNPRYSLNPRKTIFATLEHALLYHRLVPKAEVGATIEKALSWVGISTDYLYAYPHQLSGGQLQRISIARALLGAPQLIICDEIVSALDLSMQAQILNMLTSLQQQAQLTYLFISHDLAVVRSFCSELIIMYKGQIVEMGPTEKIFCQPEHPYTQMLLNSQLPEFPEDRRDLPIAPPADEPFTR; translated from the coding sequence ATGGATAATCTCCCTTTACTCCAAGCAAGTCGCTTAACAAAACACTATTACAAAAGGTCTTTCTGGTTTCAGAAAAAAAAGATTGCCACAACTCCCTTGAATAATGTCTCTTTCAGCATTCCGAGACATAAAATTCTTGGTCTTATAGGGGAGTCTGGTTCTGGGAAAACGACTTTGGCTTTAGGATTAGCAGGGCTTATTCCCCTAACTTCTGGGCACATTTCTCTCAATGATAAAGCTATCCCACTACACAATAAGCAAGGCCGCCAATACTTGAGCTCGCAGATACGTATGGTGTTTCAAAATCCTCGCTACTCTTTAAATCCTCGCAAAACTATTTTTGCCACATTAGAGCATGCTCTTCTTTATCACCGTCTAGTCCCCAAGGCAGAGGTTGGGGCAACTATAGAAAAAGCTCTGTCTTGGGTCGGCATTTCTACAGACTATCTTTATGCTTACCCACATCAGTTATCCGGTGGGCAATTGCAACGAATTTCGATCGCAAGAGCTTTATTAGGAGCTCCCCAGCTTATTATCTGTGATGAAATTGTCTCTGCTTTAGATCTGTCTATGCAGGCGCAGATTTTGAATATGTTGACCTCGCTGCAACAACAAGCCCAACTCACTTATTTATTTATTTCGCATGACCTTGCGGTTGTACGCTCATTTTGCTCAGAACTTATCATTATGTATAAAGGGCAGATTGTAGAAATGGGACCGACAGAAAAAATATTTTGTCAGCCCGAGCACCCCTATACACAAATGCTGCTGAACTCGCAATTACCGGAATTCCCCGAGGATCGCCGAGACTTACCGATTGCACCGCCTGCTGACGAGCCCTTTACACGGTGA
- a CDS encoding ABC transporter ATP-binding protein, producing the protein MSAQPLLQVKNLSVFLNKNRQSFPVVESLSFNVFPGRTLAIIGESGSGKSITAQSLMQLLPEEHFSFSGEALFHNENLLDRSNVTTRSLFGSKIAMIFQNPLISFDPVFTIEQQFHEVIHAHLDLTNRIAHERILAVLRETGFQDPERCIKLYPHELSGGMLQRIAIAMALLTSPDLLIADEPTTALDVSVQYQILQLLKTLQKKTGMSLLMITHDMGVVAEMADDVFVLYAGRMAEYSSVQEIFHSPAHPYTVDLLASRPSQYRKQTFIPISGQPPHYTHLPKGCCYSPRCRKALPICFEQPPQSTPLNAHHHVRCWLHG; encoded by the coding sequence ATGAGTGCTCAACCTCTTCTCCAAGTCAAAAATCTTTCCGTCTTTCTCAATAAAAATCGTCAGTCGTTTCCCGTCGTAGAGTCTCTTTCTTTTAATGTATTCCCCGGCCGGACTCTAGCGATCATAGGAGAATCTGGCTCAGGCAAATCCATTACAGCACAGTCTCTTATGCAGCTTCTGCCAGAAGAACATTTTTCTTTTTCTGGGGAAGCGCTTTTTCATAATGAGAACCTGCTTGATCGCAGCAATGTCACTACTCGTTCTCTATTTGGATCGAAGATTGCTATGATTTTTCAAAATCCACTGATATCCTTTGATCCTGTATTCACCATAGAACAACAATTTCATGAAGTCATCCATGCCCACTTAGATTTAACAAATCGAATCGCGCATGAACGAATTTTAGCTGTATTACGCGAAACAGGATTTCAAGATCCCGAACGTTGTATCAAACTATATCCCCACGAACTATCCGGAGGAATGCTGCAGCGCATAGCGATCGCCATGGCCCTACTCACCTCTCCTGATTTATTGATAGCGGATGAACCTACAACAGCTTTAGATGTATCTGTTCAATATCAGATTTTACAACTTTTGAAGACCTTACAAAAAAAAACAGGAATGAGTCTTCTTATGATTACCCATGACATGGGCGTTGTTGCCGAAATGGCTGATGATGTTTTTGTTTTGTATGCAGGACGTATGGCCGAATATTCCTCGGTACAAGAGATTTTCCATTCTCCTGCACATCCTTATACAGTAGACTTATTAGCTTCTCGTCCTTCACAATATCGGAAGCAGACATTCATTCCTATTTCAGGGCAGCCGCCTCATTATACTCATCTTCCCAAAGGGTGTTGTTATTCTCCTCGCTGCCGAAAAGCCTTACCTATCTGTTTCGAACAACCTCCACAGTCTACCCCCTTAAACGCTCACCATCACGTGAGGTGCTGGTTACATGGATAA
- a CDS encoding TIGR00153 family protein, giving the protein MQVLASLFGQSPFAPLQAHLELVSAGIDVLFPLFNAIKEGDYDRVDTLARLVSSKERQADGVKNDVRGHLASGVFIPVSRLAMLEIISIQDSLADCAEDIAILLTVKELQFYPEFEELFFQFLQKTVQSFEAVAKTIREMDLLLETSFGGCRAEKTRVLVNDVSNLEHECDLLQRELMKIFFSEEFAIGTKDFVLWMQIIKGIAGISNNSEKLAYRVSMTLEEK; this is encoded by the coding sequence ATGCAGGTTCTTGCAAGTTTATTTGGACAATCTCCTTTTGCTCCGCTACAAGCACATTTAGAACTGGTTTCTGCGGGTATTGATGTTTTGTTCCCTCTTTTTAACGCTATCAAGGAGGGTGATTATGATAGAGTCGATACTCTAGCACGGCTCGTTTCTTCAAAAGAACGACAAGCTGATGGTGTGAAGAATGATGTAAGAGGTCATCTAGCTTCAGGAGTATTTATTCCTGTGTCGCGGTTGGCAATGTTGGAGATCATTTCGATACAAGATTCCTTGGCAGATTGTGCGGAGGATATTGCAATTTTGTTGACAGTGAAAGAGCTGCAGTTTTATCCAGAATTTGAAGAGTTGTTCTTCCAGTTTCTGCAAAAAACGGTGCAATCTTTCGAAGCTGTTGCAAAAACTATTCGGGAGATGGATCTTCTTTTGGAGACCTCTTTCGGAGGATGTCGAGCAGAGAAGACTCGTGTTCTAGTGAATGACGTATCTAATCTCGAACATGAGTGTGATTTGTTGCAGCGGGAATTAATGAAGATATTCTTCTCTGAAGAATTTGCTATTGGAACAAAGGATTTTGTTCTTTGGATGCAAATTATTAAAGGGATAGCGGGAATATCCAATAATTCTGAGAAACTAGCTTATCGAGTGAGTATGACGCTAGAAGAGAAATAG